One window of the Archangium primigenium genome contains the following:
- a CDS encoding toll/interleukin-1 receptor domain-containing protein, whose product MTTKKRLWVTYAWADNRDQDVDYIISELEKSGELEVHFDRRQLPAGQRIWDNIASEIVNPERSDAYAVVVTADSLTSNPCQEELNYALDRALSTRGVAFPLIALIHKIEPRQMPAKLTTRLGVMLRDPNWVKQVVAAVNGQAYQVDLGNLGPLKMRVHRSPPGEKYVFALEIQPRLETINIWRACVNEAEKDRLKLFSVRPPNSAFGASAMFAVVDDIIGTTLGPMRTVGCDGSPLDHAHSLYLYFDSLPSALYFSRDGQRLDPIDLSSVKGLVP is encoded by the coding sequence ATGACCACCAAAAAACGACTTTGGGTGACTTACGCTTGGGCGGATAACCGCGATCAGGATGTGGACTACATCATAAGCGAGCTTGAGAAGTCTGGAGAGCTTGAGGTTCACTTCGACCGAAGGCAGCTTCCTGCGGGACAGCGAATATGGGACAACATTGCGTCTGAAATCGTTAACCCAGAACGAAGTGACGCATATGCGGTCGTTGTGACAGCAGACAGCCTTACAAGCAACCCATGTCAGGAGGAGCTCAACTACGCCTTGGATCGCGCGCTCAGTACTCGCGGGGTGGCGTTTCCGTTAATAGCGCTCATTCACAAGATAGAGCCGCGGCAGATGCCCGCCAAGCTAACTACTCGCCTCGGCGTGATGTTGAGGGATCCTAATTGGGTTAAGCAGGTTGTTGCAGCTGTCAATGGGCAGGCCTACCAAGTGGATCTCGGAAATCTCGGTCCACTGAAGATGCGGGTACACCGATCTCCGCCTGGTGAGAAATACGTTTTTGCTCTCGAAATCCAACCTCGTCTTGAGACGATCAATATCTGGCGTGCTTGCGTGAATGAGGCCGAAAAAGATCGACTCAAATTATTTAGTGTTAGGCCCCCAAACTCAGCGTTCGGTGCATCCGCGATGTTCGCTGTAGTCGATGACATAATCGGCACCACTCTAGGTCCGATGAGGACAGTGGGATGTGACGGCAGTCCGCTCGACCATGCTCATAGCCTGTACTTGTATTTCGACTCGCTACCGAGTGCTTTGTACTTTAGCCGAGATGGGCAGCGCCTGGATCCGATCGACCTGTCATCCGTCAAGGGTTTGGTGCCATAA
- a CDS encoding fibronectin type III domain-containing protein has translation MRTLTEAERAALSCRAGYSTWHRVLLFGPGNRWWDLGALPVGERATDFLEEATLDDSQDAPVAQLRVRLKRQVLLASLAPLMAESPLNNLGGAYEPLVRTGRLVVLEVALAPLGQQPHAVDWQELFRGRVDTPTDAGETLEFGARDYSGLLQDCFIEVERPYSSDAGTPVQAVMQQILSDNGQGAFGLYTPVDPEWAVGRYLQKKEPVLEALRALAGQLGADVRYRWSPVAQAFALTFAAPQREATEPVWHFLAEDYRALPDVEMPMDEVRNAVTGYFYDSLDRDAAGQPKLKRVDRDAGTASLQAYGRRWMEIVLAATDNIDTEPEMVRLLESAMSDLGQPPLGLSFEVACHPGLELGDVVALAPNGVQWSSTQTGAVVALTHTFTRDKATTKVVVRGKPSLAPRQWLQLETGRPGQAPAAPYTGPRPPTVVSASALPQGLAVSVAPATGGADTAEYEVHVSTTSGFAPDTSYPSSTLKEVGARTRFELQGLTPGRTYYVRMVARDAAGNRGAASPEVALSPSYLSPGALATLVSYGALPLNGDFEAQADPAGPPDGSYMLQGTWGVDAVVDTSTAFAGTRCVRLRASGTRLGLQAFVARPGERLALKAHAYSQVQAYAELQVVWLDRQLTPVGEPVTVWGDYLQANTWTTLGNYLTVPAGARVARLSVRAAGNYPDAFVWFDSVSAVPGVSLAVPWQRLRHPSLGGGGNVSDYLGNWKPNPVRPVRWRVNALGELELQGSLYDGQPGTEAFRLPGVAPAGYTSPADPARFVAAAGPTGRATVSVHSVGTDAAFVITVDNAYVVLDGVRYPLA, from the coding sequence ATGCGAACCCTTACGGAAGCGGAGCGGGCGGCCCTCTCTTGTCGGGCCGGGTATTCCACGTGGCACCGGGTGCTGCTGTTCGGCCCGGGCAACCGGTGGTGGGACTTGGGCGCGCTGCCCGTGGGCGAGCGCGCCACGGACTTCCTCGAGGAGGCCACGCTCGACGACTCCCAGGACGCGCCGGTGGCCCAGTTGCGCGTGCGCCTCAAGCGCCAGGTGCTGCTCGCCTCCCTCGCGCCGCTCATGGCCGAGAGCCCCCTCAACAACCTCGGCGGCGCGTACGAGCCGCTCGTGCGCACCGGGCGCCTGGTGGTGCTGGAGGTGGCCCTCGCTCCGCTGGGCCAGCAACCCCATGCGGTGGACTGGCAGGAGCTCTTCCGCGGGCGGGTGGACACGCCCACGGACGCGGGGGAGACGCTGGAGTTCGGCGCGCGGGACTACTCGGGCCTGCTCCAGGACTGTTTCATCGAGGTGGAGCGGCCCTACTCCTCCGACGCCGGCACGCCCGTGCAGGCCGTCATGCAGCAAATTCTCTCCGACAACGGCCAGGGCGCCTTCGGCCTCTACACGCCGGTGGACCCCGAGTGGGCGGTGGGCCGCTACCTGCAGAAGAAGGAGCCAGTGCTCGAGGCCCTGCGCGCGCTCGCGGGCCAGCTCGGCGCGGACGTGCGCTACCGCTGGAGCCCGGTGGCCCAGGCCTTCGCCCTCACCTTCGCCGCGCCCCAGCGCGAGGCCACCGAGCCCGTGTGGCACTTCCTCGCCGAGGACTACCGCGCCCTGCCGGACGTGGAAATGCCCATGGACGAGGTGCGCAACGCGGTGACGGGCTACTTCTACGACTCGCTCGACAGGGACGCCGCCGGGCAGCCGAAGCTCAAGCGGGTGGATCGGGACGCGGGCACCGCCTCGCTCCAGGCCTACGGGCGCCGGTGGATGGAGATTGTCCTGGCGGCGACGGACAACATCGACACCGAACCGGAGATGGTGCGCCTGCTCGAGTCGGCCATGAGCGACTTGGGCCAGCCGCCGCTGGGGCTCTCCTTCGAGGTGGCGTGCCACCCGGGCCTGGAGCTCGGCGACGTGGTGGCCCTCGCGCCCAACGGCGTGCAGTGGAGCAGCACCCAGACGGGCGCGGTGGTGGCGCTCACGCACACCTTCACCCGGGACAAGGCGACGACGAAGGTGGTGGTGCGCGGCAAGCCCTCCCTCGCGCCGCGGCAGTGGCTGCAGCTGGAGACGGGCCGTCCGGGCCAGGCGCCGGCCGCGCCGTACACCGGGCCGCGCCCGCCCACGGTGGTGTCCGCGAGCGCCCTGCCCCAGGGACTCGCCGTCTCCGTCGCCCCGGCCACCGGCGGCGCGGACACGGCCGAGTACGAGGTGCACGTGAGCACCACCTCGGGCTTCGCCCCGGACACGAGCTACCCCTCCTCCACGCTCAAGGAGGTGGGGGCGCGCACGCGCTTCGAGCTGCAGGGCCTCACCCCGGGCCGCACCTACTACGTGCGCATGGTGGCCCGGGACGCCGCGGGCAACCGGGGCGCGGCCTCTCCGGAGGTGGCCCTCTCCCCGAGCTACCTCTCCCCGGGCGCGCTGGCGACGCTCGTGTCCTACGGCGCTCTGCCCCTCAATGGGGACTTCGAGGCCCAGGCGGACCCGGCGGGCCCGCCGGACGGCAGCTACATGCTCCAGGGCACCTGGGGCGTGGACGCGGTAGTGGACACCTCCACGGCCTTCGCGGGCACCCGGTGCGTGCGCCTGCGCGCGAGCGGCACGCGTCTGGGCCTGCAGGCCTTCGTGGCCCGGCCCGGCGAGCGCCTCGCGCTCAAGGCCCATGCCTACAGCCAGGTGCAGGCCTACGCCGAGCTGCAGGTGGTGTGGCTCGACAGGCAGCTCACCCCCGTGGGCGAGCCCGTCACCGTCTGGGGAGACTACCTCCAGGCCAACACCTGGACGACGCTGGGCAACTACCTCACCGTGCCCGCGGGAGCGCGCGTGGCCCGCCTGTCGGTGCGCGCCGCCGGCAACTACCCCGACGCCTTCGTCTGGTTCGACTCGGTGTCCGCGGTGCCGGGCGTGTCCCTCGCCGTCCCCTGGCAGCGCCTGCGCCACCCCTCCCTTGGCGGCGGCGGCAACGTGAGCGACTACCTCGGCAACTGGAAGCCCAATCCCGTGCGCCCGGTGCGCTGGCGGGTGAATGCCCTGGGCGAGCTGGAGCTCCAGGGCAGCCTCTATGACGGCCAGCCCGGCACCGAGGCCTTCCGCCTGCCGGGCGTGGCGCCCGCGGGCTACACCTCGCCGGCGGACCCTGCCCGCTTCGTCGCGGCGGCGGGCCCCACGGGCCGGGCCACCGTCTCGGTGCACTCAGTGGGCACGGACGCGGCCTTCGTCATCACCGTGGACAACGCCTACGTGGTGCTCGACGGCGTGCGCTACCCGCTCGCGTGA